The DNA segment CTCCACAAGCAGCTGcgaaaatcaaatcaaaagcaTTTTCTACATAAAGTTTGAACTTGTCTGGATCAATGAAGTCATTCTCCACCATAGCAGAAACTCTAAGCTTTCCCATATAACTTGTTACTCCTATCACGAGACTCTatacatataaaaaagaaaagaatattatattttatttcaacaaaatcaatttcttaaattaaataaaaattcatagaattaaaattagaatatacatatgtacattttatatataaagtaagttGATTTtgatctttaatatatatatatatatatatatatatatatataaagaaaaacagaaattaGCAACCAAAGTTTGAGACCGACATGGTTGCAAAGGTGTACATTAGATTTGTTAAATACATTTGAGACAAAAACAGGGTCTCAAAGTTCTGTTGGGTGCTAACATTGCAACTACATTTGtctcaaaatatattttctgattaaaattatatttgccCGAAATTTTCTAAAcccaatttttatatatatataaagtaagttATGATAGAAATTTCTCCCTAACATTTTCAACCTAAATACGGTATATAGATTACATTTGAGCACATGTAACATAACTCATAAAATGAGACTTTTATTTACTAGAAGCGGGGGCAGGGGGAGAAGGGTGTCAGCTCACCCCATGCAGGAGCTAAGACAAGGGGGTCCGGCCCCCTCCGGCCACCAGAACTACCATAATCACGAGTAGTTTCGTCTCTTTCTATTTTCACGAAATTTGAGGTTGTGATGGTTCTGACCCCTGTTTCCAAGAAATAATGGTCGGACGTTGAATTAGAACTCCAAAATTGGTTAAGGTCTTGTTAGGCACTCTCTAAAttcaaaattctatttttttttgctgggtatctctaaatctaaaattctaattttttttatttgttaagtcatccttcaatccaaatttctaattttttttacctattagGCCGTCCCCaaatccgattttttctattagacacaatttttttttacatgttaagaatatAACACAATataacttaattttgaaaagttctgcattggtacttaaaaattggtgtTTGACCAACATGTATATATACTTCATCAAACAGTCAAAAGTTAACTACATATTAGttgatggttttttttttttatatataacataCTAGTTGAGCTTAAAATTACTATATAATTGAAAATGTCAAAGATAAAAATTAATCATTTTTATGTTTCAAGGTATATCGAGACTTTCCAAAAACTGTATGAATAATTTAGAAGctcttatattaagcatccgGTCTTCTATATCACTCGGAGGACTCTCAATTCACATTTagacacgtgtattgtgaccccacgtaataattaaaatagtgggaccTCTTATAACATACGTAATAATTTAGAGCTGATGgcataaataaatttatcaatgtttgtaacggtaaataatttattagcctCTCCATTTTTATTAGCATGTTGTTTAGTCTttgtatatttataataaatgtttattttttaacttttattctattttcttcaaaataaaaaaaaaaaagtttattcTATTTAACAAGTTACTCTTTTATATGGTAACATAACTGTTTAACAATTTAAATATTCGATGAACTAAAACTATTGAATAGaactaaaattaaaaactaaaaaatgtgTTATTGAAATGGATGACTAACAACATGTTAGATAAAAATGTAAGAACTAAAAATTATTTACGAATATTTGTAATTAGGTACATAGATATACCTGAGGTGGACCAgcaatcaaaaaataaaagccAATGATTGGATGATTAGCAAAAGCCATCTGTTCTGTTGGTCCCATGATATTTGAGGTTACCAAGCTAGTGTTTTTCAATGATCCATGAAGATATTTAGATACTACCTTCAAAGGAGAAGATAATTTTAATCAAATTAGTCCATGTAAAATAGGTATTCCAATATACAAATTGACACCTAAATAATCACACTGTAActcctaaaatttatttattgaaaactaaatcaacaaaaatccgttaaaaatgaaagaaatgattaaattaaaataagtatATAACGAATAATTTTATCTGATAtggattgaaaaaaaaagacaataaTGTAATGATCATATTTGTCTATGTCAtcattttgttaaaaaaaatttaaccgaATAAATTATATTCATGGTCGTGAATTATATCGCTCATGAACATATAAATGTTAATGTTATGTTTTAACataaaaatccacaaactttaCATTATCTAACATAAAagtccaaattaaaaaaaaaaaatctgttaAATATTAACGAAACAATGAGGGTTAAATAGATTTTTCACTATAAATTTTGGTAATATGGTTAAAAGAAATAAAGTCCATCATATAGTCACACCCACATTattatttcgttgattttttTATGGGTTTTTGTTGATTTGAACTTACATGTACATGATgtaaactttaaaaaaaaaattaaaaaaaaaaagattgcgAAATATTGaagtttaaaagttaaaatgttAATGGTACTATAGTTTATGGGTCATTAATGTATTTACCCTGTATAATTTTTCTcttgaaattgaaatatcaaattaatataTGGTCTAAAAAAGCTTGGTGAAATTGTAAAATGGTACTAAAACAAGTGAAACATGAAAAAGTACCTCTGAACCTTTAAATTTCCTGACTAGTTGAAGGTATTTTGATGTGAGAAAAATAACAACAGAGCTTCTTTTGCTCTGAATGATTTCTCTAGCTTTCCGAACAAATTGGAGAGGATCGTTAACTTCAGAGCCATTTAGCGACGGAATAGAGACGGACAAGAATGTAAAGTGATTGCCCCAAGGCAATTTAGCATTAGGTTTAAGCATTTCTCCGACAGGTTTATACCCACGAAACATCCTCGTATTCAACATAACCAACGATGTGGCACGTGCCTTTCCTGATCCTTTGCCCATTGCTTCCATGTACAATCGAGTTCCCAGGAAAATCGTACCCATTACTACATCATTTATTGTCTGTCAcgaaaatatgaaatttaataTATTGTGTTATAATATGAATCTCAATTCATTAGAAAATCGTCCAAACGAAATATGAATCTAAAAACAAATATTAGAAGCGAAAGGAAAGGAAAGTGAAAGGGAGTGAAAACGACCAAATGATACACTAGAATTTTTTTCTTACAAGGGGTCAAATCTTTGTGTTTCCTATAATCAGTGATTGGTCTAGAATTCACTAACAAGGATGCTCTCTAGGATTTATGGAGTcttaattgataatattttaggTGTTAGTACACAATCTCTCTATGGATTTTTACAGGACTTTCTGATGATTAGTGGACGCTTAAGCCTTCTTTGGATCCACCACTACCTTGACATTATCAACAAACTAACTTAGACATGGTCTCTCAAAACAACACATCCTATCAAGGCCCTTCCTGACCTTTTAGAAGCCCAGGATGAGATGATAAATTTGAACCTCTTATATAtacattctaattttttttaagttgtaggccggatgtttttttattataagggATAAAGTACAAATTTAGTCAAATAGTTATTATGAAAGAGAAATTAGTATTTATgtacaaaatagtgcaattttaagtCTAACGTTTATCCATTGGTACAGTTTCAAACTTAATTGACGAAAATGaggtttttttatatgtaatttcttGTCCTATCCTTGCTCAAACCTCCATTTTCTAGTCACCCAATATGGGTTGGTTGCACATTTTATGTTAAtggaaaaaaactcatttttaatcaACTAGGTTTGAAATTGTACCAACTTGTAAACGTTATGTTTAAGATTGCAATGTTTTCTACGTGGAAGATAAATTAGTAGTGTAGTAGTAACGATAATCATTTTTCTTAGAGGTACTAAATACAACTCCATGAATGAGCAAAATGGAGGTTGCATTAATGATAAAGATCTGTAGAGAAACCGCTAAAAAAAGATTGAATATGTGGGAGGATTCGAACGAAATTGTCTTTCATTTTCCCACtagaattatttatgtattaaaatAACAAGTATATGTCATATAAAATTGCAAGAAGTACATaagtatattatttttcatattgaatatatatattgacatatatattttttttagtaatgaattgacatttaaattgaagaaaaaaattcaaattggatgataataataatgggaaaaaattaaatggttattttttttattgaatatataaattgataatttagatttaagaaATATGGAAATTATAGTAACAATTTATGAgcgaaaataaatagaaaaaaatatatttgatagtGATAAAATGGGGTGGGGGAGGGAAAAATATGTGATAGTAATTAAAATGAGAAGAAAGAGGTTCGAACCTCCAACCCTcaagttaaaataaaattattagacAACTCCTTATAACGACTAAACCAATGAATTCTAATGTTACCTATTCATCTCTGTGTTTgcaatataaaaatatttttttagactCCTTAATTGATAGCTCAGGACCGGTCCTACATCCCATACTCAGCATTCTGTAACAGGTGTTAAAGAAGACCTTGATCTCATACAATATCTATATATTATCATGTATGATAGATAGATCTGTTTATGAGTCGAGTTGGATTTACGGACTTACATTTAACAACATTCAAGTCAAACCTAGCCTAAAGCTTCTAAAAGTAGAGAGAGGGGCTcctccatctctctacccttCTTCTTCCCCTTTGCTCCTTTTCTTTTCAAGCTTCTGCCACCGTCACCGTCTCGcctccttcttttgttcaggTTCTCTTAGAGGAGGAAGgaggaagcttgtcttccttcttcctcttcccatttatgttttagtttttgtttttttaacttCAGTTTTATCTTTTCCTCCTAGTTTGAAGTCTATATACTTTCTCGAATCTCTTTTCCGTCAGATCTACACCTATTAGCTATACTTTTATcgtttattcttttttcggtcttagcaagagcggaaaaggtTCATCTTGTCCGCAGATCTATAGTTCTGCATAGTTGCAAAaaaagaaaggactcagatccgaatgtccgGAAGAGGCTAGATGATGAAGAATGGATTACAGCTATTTTTCAATGGGATTCGACTTCCGAAGAGTATATGATTTctattttgttgtatttgtacCCTTTGTggttttttatttctctttgtagtctttttcttgctctttgtagtctatttTCTTCCTTTTGTGGTTCTTATACTGGCTATAGCCTGTATGTGTGGGAAGTTTTATTGTGCTGTATTTATACTTTATGATTTTATGGAATGAAATATGAcacttttatcaaaaaaaaaaaaaaaaaaaaaaaagtcaaactTAGCCTAACTAGCTAAAATCTAATTTGGTTCAGGCCGAGCTTGGGTTCATTGACAATGTAATTAATAGGTAAAATGCATCTTGAgcctcttgatttttttttttattaagctattggttttttatttggatacattaagctcCCCGATTACTTATTTTTTATCGCATTAAACCCTTACTTACTATATTAGTTAGATATAAACATCTAATTCAGTTAAAAATGAATTAGTCatttaatttgttagaaattatatctttttcttacattttaaaataatatatgtacATTTTATTTATAGGCACATTACACATGTAAAAAAAACGGTTTCCAAATgtaatattattttctcttgTTAAAACCGGGCTCATTGGGGCCGGACCGGGTGGTACCGGTTCCATGATAgggtgatgagggcatctttaGCTCAAGCAGCCAAGAGTCAAGTCACGTGAAGCGTGGATCAagacacgcggagcgtgggTGCAATGCTCGTGAAGGCGAGGGAGATCCAGCCAAGGAGAGCCAAGTCGAGGAACtcatctacgcggagcgtgggtTAAAACGCTTGGAGCGTGGCTGCCTAGTTCGAGGGAAAGAATGAGACCTGCGCAAAGAAGGCCAAACTCAGGAGGtcatccacgcggagcgtacctCAGGTCACGCAGAGCGTGGATGCCGCGAGCCAACTTCTTCCTCAAGTATCAGATGAAGCAGACAAAAGCTGATCTTCACctaattactgttttgccactacTCATTAATTACACTACTGTCATTGCTTGTTTTTGTTCCCTAACTACCCTTTGGACtactattattatttgtaaCCCTAGCCTATCCTTTAGGTCTTTTGTTCCAAATTAGAGGTAAGTATAAAAGCCTCTCTTTTTGGATGAAACCACAACTTTTATGAATATCAAATTTTAGCCTTCATTGGAGCTTGGATTTCTGTCTTTGGGTTTGCTCAACCTTCAACTTTTGCTTGAAAAGATTGCATTCTttattggtttacgattaaaaccgtTGAGATCCACTTAATTTACATCATAGGGTGGGATTTTAATAAATTGAAAATGatgttataaatatattaatttttttaatcaagACATAGCAACATGATAAATTTCAAAGTAAGAGATAGTTACAACTTACCACACCAAGCTTGGCCTTGATTTGTTTGACAGAATCAAGGGAGAAAGACATAGTAACTATACTAGTAGGCAGAAACTCCACTCCTGAATGCCCAGATCTTATAGGAGATATATCATCTTCAACAAGCCCAGAACGAACTGCAATTGCTGACCAAAAATCTGATATAGTATAGTACATTGAAGATAGAATTTTAGGCACAACATTGAAGATAGAATTTTGGCTGTTAATGGAGTGAATTTGGGCAGTAGGAAATGTTAAAGGAATAGAAGGATTATCAGCTCTTTTCAAGCAAGAAAGAAGAGCTCCCATTAGAGAAAATCCATCACCAAAAGAGTGATGAAGCTTAAATATTATGTTTCCAGCTGCTTGTTTGGTTGGGTATTTTATTATAAGCATTTCCCATAATGGCTGATTTTCTGGGAATTTTTCCATTATTATTGTTGAGATATATTCATTGAGGGAATCATCATAAAATTTGGTTGAATTTTCAGTAGAGAAAATGGGTAATTTTATGTGATCTTTGAGTTTCACTTCAACTTTCTTCCATTGCTTTTCTCCTTTCCTGTTCACAACCTGTTTCAAAAATTCATGGATGTccaataatattattatatatccAATACTAATAATTTGGTAACacataaagggcggcccggtgcattagacgtccccgcttaagcgagggtcaggggaggggtcccaccatacTGGAGGCAAGTCTTCCCCTGCCAATATTTTTATAAGAGGCCACTCCTAAGACTCGACCTCTCAGTCACACGACAACGACGTTTACTGTTGcaccaaggctcgccctcttaaTTTGGTAACACGTGTTACTAATAATTTAAGAGGAaatgaaagagagaaaaaatagTACCATTATGGAAGAAAAACGAGGATTGATTGGGAGAAAAACATCTCTTACTAATGAAAAAGCTTGAAAGTCATCAATGGGAATTTCTGATTCTAAAACAGCAATAATGGATAATGAAAGAAAAGAACTACTCAAATATTGCCCAGTTGGGCTCACTGGTTCTAATACTACTGATTCTTCCCCAATCTCCATATTAATCTCCCTTCTATTTGTTGTGTGTTCTTAACCTGGAAAAAGAgctatatatagagagagagttgAAGGCACAAAAATAATTCCATAGTTGTCATTTATGTATAATTTTACTTATAACGTCGTAAATAAtataattggcaagaggccgctcttaagactcgaacccgtgacctctggtcacacggcaacaacgttttaccgttgcgtcaaggctcgccctctagaAATGTACTTTTACATGCAGTTAGAAAATAAATAGGTGAAATAATTAATCCATACAGTTAGGAAAATGAATAATTGTACCGGAGAAGGAATATGAATAAGTGAAAAAAAGAAACATTAAAATTGTAAAAGATAGTGTAAATTGGCGGTTATCTTCACGGTGCACGCAGCGTGGGAACGTGGCTGGGTTAATCTATGATCGAATCGGACTCAGTATATGTCGTACAACTGCTGAGGTATCGCTCCAAGGAAGTGCCATGGCAAATTCGACAACTCTGGCTCAAGTGACTGCATCAAAGCTCTGAGATGGATTTGGTAATTTCACATATTTATAGGGAGGGTAATCGTGCGGCAGACGCATTTGCTCGGTTCACGGTCTATTCTACTAATATTCAATGGTGGAATACTGCTCCAAGTTTCTGTCATTCTTTCATTCTTGATGATATTTCTAAAGCTGCTAAATTGGCGACAACACACGGCTGAAGTTATATTTACCTACAAAAAGTATTAGcgtcaatatatatatatatattggccCCAAATTTAGGATGTAAATTAGGGATGACATACCTTCAACATTACATTTACCAATGACTCACCGACTTTGTCGTCCCCAAATACCGACCGCACTGATATGTTCATCGGTATTTATTTTACCGGTGGAGGTAGCTCCACTTACATACATTTAGTAGTTATGTTGTAATGAAAATTAGTGTTGGAAATTTTCAATTGCTGATGATATGTTATCATTAGTAGACTGTTGTTTTATTAAACTCTTGCATTAGTCTTTTAATAATTCAAAGTGAAATTTTATACTTTTATGTTGTCATCATGAGAAAATTGttactatataaaaaaaaaaaagtgggcTTTACCAATACTCTCTACCAGCAATTTCATAAAGTATCTCATTGCCTCAACCAAAAAAAGTCCAAAATGTATTAATTAACTTGTATTAATTCAGTTGGGAAAATGAATAATTGTACCAGAAAAAGGAATATGAATAAGTGAAAAATTTAATCCATATACACTGCACTCGGTATTTATTTTACCGATGGAGGTATCTCCTCTTACCTACATTTAGTAGTTATGTTGTAATGAAAATTAGTGTTGGAAATTTTCAATTGTTGTTTTATTAAACTTTTGCATTAGGTTTTGTTCCTTACcgttgaaaaaaactgaactgaattttattaaactgaactgaatttaactgaatactactgtcAACTGAagttaactgaatgctactgaatttaaccgaacttaacaataatgatgatattagactttaaaataattttaatgataatattagaaattaataagctataataataataatggttataataataataataataataataataacaataataaataaatatattattaaagataaaattaaattgaataTTAAATAAAAGATTGGCTCGGTAAAAGCCTATGCAATTAAATAAAATAGGTCTAATTTTAGCTAAAAAtgcaaattacatacaaaaatagcaccaatatatgcctaatgtttaaaaaacggtaccaatttaggcattgataatgaattggacacgtcattgatattactccgttaagttctgataccaatcgttagcgatttttgatattattaaagtattctaaattttaaaaagaaaacacaaaacaaacgAAGCTTTTGATAAACTCAGAGGTATAGTTGGTAATTGTAAGCAAGGGTTCATTTACAGAGATAGAACAAAAGAGAAGTGTAAATGAAGAGTCTTCTGTCCAAACGTAAACAACAATCAATGAGTCAGTAAAGAGTACTTGACCATTTACTTCTGTTTTATCTTCCCGAAGATAGCTTTTGGGCTTCCAAGGGTACATTAGTCTATCCGCATAAAGCAAGGGCCTTTTGGTATTGGACAATACAATAGCACATTCTGGAAGGTATGCACCAGCAACATGCAGCCCACCACACCAAACCATTCCTTCCTCTAATCAGAATCGTCCATCCGCTGCCCTAATATCAACGGCCATGATCGCTCCACTTGTTAACTATCCTTGAGTCCTTTTCTTTTCCTTAGTGTAGTATTTTACTTGATGAGCAAGCCTAGGATTAATAGAAAATATGTAAGCATCTTTCCAATCAATTTAATGAGAATCAATAATGATGTAGATTAAAATCGattggaggttttaatcgtaaaccaataaaaataacaaatttctcaagcttaacttgaaggttgaataaacccaaaggaatgaatccttgctccaatggaggcttcaaaatataatattcatcaaaagttgTTCAACATTGCAAAAGATGGAGAATATATACTCCTTTCAAATAAAGATAAGGACTAAAAGGCCACCCCTAGggttaccaacaactaaggaGCCCTAGGGGTAAGTTAGGAAATGCATAAAGATAGATATTAGGGTAATTAAGTTCAATGGTAAAGAGGTAAATAGtagagtggcaaaacagtaataaaGAGGTGGCAGATATTATCCTTAACAATAAGAACTTTGGGAGGAAGTATTCCCCCAAcccaggtacgccccgcgtggcctcCCTCATGCCCCGTGTGGATGTGTCCCTGGACTTGGTGGTTCCTGTTGGGCactcttacgccccgcgtcttgagacatacgccccgcgtacttgacctCCTTATCTGAACTCTCATCGGAGGCtggttccacgccccgcgcctcgccatacacgccccgcgtgtatgacCTCTTGGGTTGTTCCCCCGACTTCGAGTCCTTCACGCCTCGCATCCCAATGGACACGCCCCGCATGCTCTGTTCTTCGCCCTTTTCTTCCTCCCTCTCGGTTAGCTTTCTAcgggtcccatccttcaactccGGTTCAACCTTTAGGGACCGGATGTCCTCATCATACTCTCCTTCTTTAGAGGAGTTGGACCCCAACTCAATGATAGTACAAGGATGACTCACCCCCAAGGTTGATGCTCCGCTCTCCCCACAAGCAATGCTCGTCTCTTGGGTCGGCTCACCCACACCTAACAATCCGACGGGCTGCTCAACGCGGGTATCTCCTAGCGGCATCGGTTCCCGGCTATGATACGCAatcaatgtcgctttcttttcTCCCTTTGTAGGACCCGTCAACGGTATGAGAATATACTTGACCCCATCTTTGAAGACGGTGTACGTGTTGTCCCGTCCGGCATGTGAGGCGTCACGGtcgaattgccaaggcctcccAAAAAGCAAGTGATACACATCCATATCAGCCACATCACACATAACCTCATCTTGGTAGGCCCCAATAGAGATAGGAACCTTGCACCGGTGGGTGACATTAAGCTTCTCCCCCTCTTTGATCCAGCCCACTCAGTATGGCTTCGAGTGTGGCTCGGGCACTAAGCCAAATTTGCTCAAAGCGGCTTTGCTAAGTATGTTCTCTTAGCTTCCACCATCAACAATCAATTCACATTTCAACCCGTGGATTAGACCTCTAGTCCTAAACAATTGGTGCCTCAGATCATGCTCTTGTTCAACCGACATCAGTACCCTCTTCACTACATGGACCTTCCGCTCATCCCCGGATGATCCACTATCAATGGGCTCACAATACAACTCATCATTACCTCCATAATCACCATCATCACATCGCTCAACCATATTAGCGCTCCTCCTCCTTGGACACTCATTCGAACGATGGCCCGGTTTGTTGCATCGGAAACACTTAAACGGAGCCGGTTTTGTGTACGGGTTGTTGCCCTTAGGAAGGGCGGCTGTCCTAAAGGGTCGCACATATCCGCTAGGTGATTTTCCCCCGCTCAAGATCTTGGTTCCACTTGAACTAGCACCATTCTTATCCTTGCCCACCTCTTTGGACTCTTCCCCCTCTTCACAAACTTCCTCAATCCTCGGCCTCCGGTATCCGTCACGTGCCCTAACATTCAGTTGAGACTCGGCCTTCAAACTCTAGGTTCCTTGAATCCGGATTA comes from the Euphorbia lathyris chromosome 5, ddEupLath1.1, whole genome shotgun sequence genome and includes:
- the LOC136231074 gene encoding wax ester synthase/diacylglycerol acyltransferase 4-like, producing MEIGEESVVLEPVSPTGQYLSSSFLSLSIIAVLESEIPIDDFQAFSLVRDVFLPINPRFSSIMVVNRKGEKQWKKVEVKLKDHIKLPIFSTENSTKFYDDSLNEYISTIIMEKFPENQPLWEMLIIKYPTKQAAGNIIFKLHHSFGDGFSLMGALLSCLKRADNPSIPLTFPTAQIHSINSQNSIFNVVPKILSSMYYTISDFWSAIAVRSGLVEDDISPIRSGHSGVEFLPTSIVTMSFSLDSVKQIKAKLGVTINDVVMGTIFLGTRLYMEAMGKGSGKARATSLVMLNTRMFRGYKPVGEMLKPNAKLPWGNHFTFLSVSIPSLNGSEVNDPLQFVRKAREIIQSKRSSVVIFLTSKYLQLVRKFKGSEVVSKYLHGSLKNTSLVTSNIMGPTEQMAFANHPIIGFYFLIAGPPQSLVIGVTSYMGKLRVSAMVENDFIDPDKFKLYVENAFDLIFAAACGAFPSNSLNVHS